A single region of the Pseudomonas sp. VD-NE ins genome encodes:
- a CDS encoding RtcB family protein: MKEHTYQLLEVANGKPIKLWTEGVPVENEAREQLMNTAKMPFIFKHLAVMPDVHLGKGSTIGSVIPTVGAIIPAAVGVDIGCGMIAARTSLTAADLPDNLHGLRSAIEQAVPHGRSSNRSRRDKGAWDEIPQQADQAWAGLQPRFKLITDKYPKLANTNNRGHLGTLGSGNHFIEVCLDEANRVWFMLHSGSRGVGNAIGNLFIQMAQADMRQHIANLPDRDLAYFEEGSQHFDDYVEAVGWAQDFAKQNRELMMRAVIQATRQIIRKPFEVALEAVNCHHNYVQKERHFGEEVLVTRKGAVSAKKGELGIIPGSMGAKSFIVRGLGNEESFSSCSHGAGRTMSRTKAKNTFTVEDQIRATAHVECRKDEAVIDEIPMAYKDIDKVMHAQRELVEVLHTLRQVVCVKG; the protein is encoded by the coding sequence ATGAAAGAACACACTTACCAACTGCTCGAAGTCGCCAACGGCAAACCGATCAAACTCTGGACCGAAGGCGTCCCGGTGGAAAACGAGGCCCGCGAGCAGTTGATGAACACCGCGAAAATGCCGTTCATCTTCAAACATCTGGCAGTTATGCCGGATGTGCACCTGGGCAAGGGCTCGACCATCGGCAGCGTGATCCCGACAGTCGGCGCGATCATTCCGGCAGCGGTTGGCGTCGACATCGGCTGCGGCATGATCGCCGCGCGCACGTCACTGACTGCTGCCGATCTGCCGGACAACCTGCACGGGCTGCGCAGCGCTATCGAGCAAGCGGTGCCGCATGGCCGTAGTTCTAACCGTTCGCGGCGTGACAAGGGCGCCTGGGATGAAATCCCGCAGCAAGCCGATCAGGCCTGGGCGGGGTTGCAACCACGGTTCAAGTTGATCACCGACAAGTATCCGAAACTGGCCAACACCAACAACCGTGGGCACCTCGGTACGCTCGGCAGCGGCAACCACTTCATCGAAGTGTGCCTGGATGAAGCCAACCGGGTCTGGTTCATGTTGCACAGTGGCTCGCGCGGTGTCGGCAACGCCATCGGCAACCTGTTCATCCAGATGGCTCAGGCGGACATGCGTCAGCACATCGCCAACCTGCCGGACCGTGACCTGGCCTACTTCGAAGAAGGCAGTCAGCACTTTGATGATTACGTGGAAGCCGTGGGTTGGGCGCAGGACTTCGCCAAACAGAACCGCGAACTAATGATGCGTGCGGTGATTCAGGCGACGCGACAGATTATTCGCAAACCGTTTGAAGTGGCGCTGGAAGCGGTCAACTGCCACCACAACTACGTGCAGAAAGAGCGGCATTTTGGTGAAGAAGTGCTGGTTACCCGCAAAGGCGCGGTGTCGGCGAAGAAGGGCGAGTTGGGGATCATTCCGGGCTCGATGGGCGCCAAGAGTTTCATCGTTCGCGGTCTGGGCAACGAAGAGTCGTTCAGCTCCTGCAGCCACGGCGCCGGCCGCACCATGAGCCGTACCAAGGCCAAGAACACTTTTACCGTCGAGGATCAGATTCGCGCCACTGCCCACGTGGAGTGCCGCAAGGACGAAGCGGTGATCGACGAAATTCCGATGGCCTACAAGGACATCGACAAAGTCATGCACGCCCAGCGTGAGCTGGTGGAAGTGCTGCACACCTTGCGTCAGGTGGTGTGCGTCAAAGGATAA
- a CDS encoding RNA-binding protein, with the protein MANSTLFNTQSNHLPACDTLNASGASAYAYSPKHQLAQLAVTGCLNQTFYACAESQLDQVLKLVAELDSRFVAKAAIYARQKGHMKDMPALLLAALTAQRSSLVPEVFEQVIDSGKMLRNFVQILRSGATGRKSLGSQPKRLVQNWLNSATERQLLQASIGNQPSLADVVKMVHPKPSEAWREAFFAWLIGKPVEAKALPELTRDLLAFRSGASDEVPAVPFQLLGNETLSKEQWATQARNMGWQGLRINLNTLARHGAFEVPGCIEYVAARLADPQEVAKARVYPYQLLAAYRMMGENTPAAIREALQEALELSLANVPKLEGAVVVCPDVSGSMGSPVTGYRPGATSQVRCIDVAALVAAAVLRKQPAARVMPFEINVVGIQLNPRDSVISNAEKLAGIFGGGTNCSAPLKRLADSKARVDTLIMVSDNESWIDAQRRGASETMRQWERIKKLNPQARLVCIDIQPGPATQAADRDDILNVGGFSDAVFDVIEQFTSGQYSAQHWVEAIESAS; encoded by the coding sequence TTTACGCCTGCGCAGAAAGTCAGCTGGATCAAGTGCTGAAGCTGGTGGCCGAGCTCGACAGTCGCTTCGTGGCGAAAGCTGCGATCTACGCTCGCCAAAAGGGTCACATGAAAGACATGCCGGCATTGTTGCTGGCGGCATTGACCGCGCAGCGTTCAAGTCTGGTGCCAGAGGTTTTCGAGCAAGTGATCGACAGCGGCAAGATGCTGCGCAACTTTGTACAGATCCTCCGTAGCGGTGCCACCGGGCGTAAATCCCTTGGCTCGCAACCCAAGCGTCTGGTGCAGAACTGGCTGAACAGCGCGACCGAGCGGCAACTGCTGCAAGCGTCGATCGGCAATCAACCGTCGTTGGCGGACGTGGTGAAGATGGTTCACCCCAAACCTTCCGAAGCGTGGCGCGAAGCGTTTTTCGCCTGGTTGATTGGCAAACCGGTGGAGGCAAAGGCCTTGCCGGAGCTGACCCGCGATTTGCTGGCGTTTCGAAGCGGCGCGAGTGATGAAGTGCCGGCGGTGCCGTTTCAGTTGCTCGGCAACGAAACATTGAGCAAGGAGCAATGGGCCACTCAAGCCCGCAACATGGGCTGGCAGGGGTTGCGCATCAACCTCAACACTTTGGCGCGCCACGGTGCATTTGAAGTGCCGGGTTGCATCGAATATGTCGCGGCGCGGTTGGCTGATCCACAGGAAGTGGCGAAGGCGCGGGTGTATCCGTACCAGTTGTTGGCGGCTTATCGGATGATGGGCGAAAACACCCCGGCAGCGATCCGCGAAGCCTTGCAGGAGGCGCTGGAGTTGTCGCTGGCCAACGTGCCCAAACTTGAGGGTGCGGTGGTGGTTTGCCCGGATGTGTCGGGTTCGATGGGCAGCCCGGTGACCGGTTATCGCCCTGGTGCGACCTCCCAGGTGCGCTGCATCGACGTGGCGGCGCTGGTCGCCGCAGCGGTATTGCGCAAGCAGCCGGCTGCGCGGGTCATGCCGTTCGAGATCAACGTGGTGGGTATCCAGCTCAACCCGCGTGACAGTGTGATCAGCAACGCCGAGAAGCTCGCCGGCATTTTTGGCGGCGGCACCAACTGCTCGGCACCGCTGAAGAGGTTGGCGGACAGCAAGGCCAGGGTCGATACGTTGATCATGGTCTCGGACAACGAATCGTGGATCGATGCGCAGCGTCGCGGCGCCAGCGAGACGATGCGCCAATGGGAGCGGATCAAGAAGCTCAACCCACAGGCCCGGCTGGTGTGCATCGACATCCAGCCAGGCCCTGCGACACAGGCGGCGGATCGTGATGACATCTTGAATGTCGGCGGTTTCAGCGATGCGGTGTTCGACGTGATCGAGCAGTTCACCAGCGGCCAATACAGTGCGCAGCACTGGGTCGAGGCGATCGAAAGCGCGTCATGA